The Loxodonta africana isolate mLoxAfr1 chromosome 18, mLoxAfr1.hap2, whole genome shotgun sequence genome includes the window AGGCCTCCCGCTTCCGCAGCTTGTCGTACTGGCGACAGGTCCGCTCAAAGAGCTTGGGGTGTGCAGAAAGCAGGGGTCACACGGAATTTTAATATGGCCCAGAGGGCCAGGGAATCAAGGCCAGGCTAACCCAGAAGTCAAAAGCCAGAAGCAGGGGCAGCACGGATGTGGACAGGTGAAGCACAATTAAGAAACTGATTAGGGGACAAAAAATTTAGGTGCAAGCTGTGAGACTCACCGAGGAGATACTGGTGTGGTTGGCCATCATGAGCCCACTGACCCGGTGGGCCGAGGGCAGGTATGGAGACTTCCTAGACAGAGCCACCTGGATGCTGGCTGGGCCCCAGGGGATGAAGTTGGCCAACTTGCGTTCCCGGATCCTCTGCAGGCTCTTGTGGACCTGGGGTGGGCACAGGAGTGGTGGTGGTAGCCTCTCCTCTACCCCTGCtggttcaggggtagaacgaaggaGCCTCACCTACCTGGGTGGGGTCCACCTCTCCCTGGATGATGTTGAGGATGGCGATGTAGCAGTGGTTGGTCTGGCGGTCCCGGCCGGTAGACACCATCACGTTCTTGGGCTGTAGCAGCCGCCTCATAACATCCAGGACCGTGGTCTTCCTCACGCTGGCCACCTGAGGGACAGTGGGTAACAGGGACCAGGCCAGCATAGAGGTTACAGTCCAGACACatccagagaaagagagaagaatagTGAACACATGTCCTCCATCACGCTCTGGCAGGTCAGTCCCTCCAGGGAGTGTCTTTAGAGCCAGGTCTACACTAAGCCTCTGCTGTAGGATCTGGAATCTTAGCCCTCCTCAGCTCAGCCAAGTCATGCCCACGTGCAGGAGTCTGAGCAGACCCCTGTAGAGCCCAGGCCCCTGCACAGCCAAAGGCAGAGGGCAGATGGAGAACCAGCCGGCCAGAAAGCCACATGCTCTGTACCAGTCCCTCAGACCCGAGCTTTCTGGGCCCGCGGCCAGTCCAGCCTGGGCACTGAGGGCTGCTCTTACCGACTGGTCCGTGGTGAGGGGGGTGTAGCCAGTCATGAGGAAGTGCAGCCTCGGTGTGGGGATGAGTGAGGCAATGAGGCCAATGAGGTCATTGTTCATGTAGCCGGGATAGCGCAGGGTGGTGGTGCTGGCCGACATGATGGTGGACACCTGGGGACAGGGGTGCCATGTCATGGGCCTCAGCTGGGGTAGGGGGGGCCTTCCCTTCCCAGATGGCCTTCCAGCAGTGAGGGTCCCAGTGTAGAGGAGTGGGGGCTCACCAGCTGGTTGATCTGGGAGAAGGACGGGTTCTGGATGTGCAGACGGTCTGTGGCGATCCGGTTCAGGGCTGTGTTGTCCAGCACCACCTGGGGGATAGGAGAGGGTGGCAGATCAGGGCCATGTTGTCCAGCACCACCTGGGGGACAGGAGAGGGTGGCAGATCAGGGCCGTGTTGTCCAGCACCACCTGGGGGACAGGTGAGGGTGGCAGATTTGATTTATGGAGTAAGGAGGAACAGGAGCTCTGCCTGAGCCTGGGCTCTGAAACTTAATTTCCCCTGAGCCTTATGGCCAaaaagacccataaaaaaaaaaaaggacttgcaCAGGTTGCTCCAAATGgactttttaaatgaatgaaaatgatgaaaaagacaggggtggggtgggatgggagTGGGGAAAGGTAGAATCCAGGTTCACCACACAGTCTGCGTTCTGGGTCAGCCTCTTGAGCGTGAGCAGTGAGTTGTAGGGCTGCACCACCACGTCGCTCATCTCATCCTGATTAGGAAACACTGAGTACGTCTGCACCAGCTTTTTGGGGTACCTGGCGAGGGTTGGGAGAAGAGGGTCAGGACAACAGACTGGAAGCTTGGTAAACATGAGACTCCCCAGCAACTGTCTGGAAGCAGCTAAATCTGAATGGGAAAGTTAGGGTGGGGTCATGAGATGAGTAGAAATGAGAGACTTGATCTTTGGAAGTCTGCAACCCCTAAGGTGGAAGAGCAGAGACATCTTAGGATCTATGGGTCCACCTTCAAACTTGGCCACACTCCCTGGATCTTCACCTAGAACCTAGAGTCTAGGCTCTGGCTCCAATCACTGAGAGTGTGACCACTCTTGTCATTGTTACTTCACTTTCCGTACTATAGGAAGGAGCAGAAGAGCCCTTTCCTGCCCCAGCAAAGGGAAAGGTGTATCTGGAGGGCCTCCCAAACACTAGGGAAACCAGGTTGGAGGCCCTGTCTCCTCCCAGACCCCCAAACACAGACTCACCTGTCATTGAGTCGTTCTAAGAGGTAGGAGCCCAGGCCAGAGCCTGTTCCCCCAGCAATGGAGTGACACAGAACAAAGCCCTGCGTGGGGAAGGGGCAGTCAGTATCCATGTATCAAACTTGGTACATTCTATAGCTCTTGGACTTCtaccttccctcctcctccccccgtCCCATAAAGCTTAGGAGACTCTGCCCTGTCTCCAACAAGGCCTTGTGGCTTCTAACCAGTGCAAAGGATTCATGGGTGGGCCCTGTGCCTAAAGGTGGCTTCTAAAGGGTGTTGCCAGCCTTCTCTATGTTGGCTCCCATGAGTGCTCCTGGGATACTCACCTCTAGACTGTCACTGCCATCTGCCTCCCGGTCTATGATGTCAAAAATGTCCTCATGGATCTTCTCTCCCTGTATAGACATGGGGAGAGTCAGAGTGCGATGGGACCAAGGGACAAGAATGCTGATTTCAGAACAGCCACCCTTTATTCTCCATATAGCACCTAAAAGTCTTTTTCTGGAACACAGCTGCCTTGCTTCCCATTTGCACAAAGAGGCAGTGCAGTGTAGTGATGTCAGAGGAGGCACTCTACatccagactgcctgggttcataTATGAGCTTTattgctatttttgttgttggttgttgttaagaatacaaacagcagaacatgcaccaatttaacagtttctacatgtacaattcagtgacgttgattaaattctttgtgttgtacaacCACTGTCatccttctgagttgttcctcccccattaacataaactcactgccccctatgtTTCTTATCTAATTTTTGaagtttctgttgtcaatttgatcccatacaggtagatcttaaaagagcccaagctcaaggcagacttttttttttttttaaaccaaaaaaccaaacccattgctgtccagtgaatttcgactcatagcaatgctacaggacagagcagaactgccccataggatttccaaggagcggatggtggatttaaactgccaaccatttggttagcagctgtagctcttcaccactgtcccaccagggctccgtggcacatggtagatgctcaaaaaattttttttaatcatgaaaattttcaaacaaaaCTAGAAAGAATAGTGTAATGAACATTGATATGTCCACCATGTaatttttacaatttttagcATTTTGCCAtatcttttcttctttatgtatgcatATTTACATGCATAGATAAACATTTCTTTTGCCTGAACCATATTAAAGTAAACTACAGATATTATGATACTTCATCACTAAATATTTCAGTGCATACCACCAAAAAATTGGACAATTCTTTTATATAACCATAATGCCTATATCACACTGaacaaaattaacactaattctCTAATAAACTTTATAGCCAgtctaaattaaaatttttacaaTTGTTCTCAGAATaccttatacttttttttttaaatgaactagAAGCCAATCAAGGCTCCTGTACTGCATTAGTTCTTCTGtcttttaagtcttttttaatgtagaaaaGTCCACCTCTTCCTTTTCTAATAGCATTTACTTTTTGAAAAAGGAGGCTAGTCATTCTACATAAGGTCGTACattctgtatttgtttgtttcctcATGGTGATGTTTAACTTGTTCTTCTATCCCCAATATTTACTATAAGCTGGAAGTTAGGTCTAAAGGCTTGATTGGATAGCATTAAACATTTTTGGCAAGAGTACTTCATAGGTGATGAAGTAcataaataaatgtttgctgaatgagtcTGGAGTCGGCCGAGGTTGGCAGTCCTTATACTCAGTTTTTTAAGTTCGTCTTGACCTGGGATTTGGGAGGGAACAAAAACAGTATGGGCTCTTGTTAGAAtacctttctccctctcttcagGCCAAGACTCAGTCTGTCATctgggtatctttttttttttttttaattttattgtgcattaagtgataattcacaaatcaagtcagtctcttatacaaaattttacatacaccttactatgtactcctagttgctctccccctaatgagtcagcacattccttctctccaccctgtattccctgtgtccattcagtcaacttctgtccccctctgccttctcatctcccctccagacaggagctgcccagatagcctcatgtgtctacttaatccaagaagctcactcttcaccagtatgattttctattctatagtccagtacaatccctgtctgaagagttggctttgggaatggttcctgtcttgggctaacagaaggtctggggaccatgacctctggggtccctctggtctcagtcagaccattaaatctggtctttttatgagtagACATTTTTTACcaattaaactattgtttggttttaggaagacttcagaggatatttttggtttaaggtttaaagactgtcttggaaatagtttcaggggctctaTTTCTATTTCATGAGTGACTCTGGGCAGTTAATTGTTcgatacctcagtttcctcatctgtaaaatgctgcTGACAATACAGATCCACAGTCTCTTATCTAAGGTTCTTGGGGCCAGTGGAGTTCAGAGTATTTCAAATTTTAGAAAGGTAATACAGTACATCTAATGCACATTAAGTAAAGTTTCCAGTGGGAGTCGGAGGCAAATTAATCAAAGATATTAACATTTCTGCAGTGAAAGGTATGAGTATTCACAGTAAGCTGGATAGAAACTACAAATACCTTCATCTCCATTAAGATTTGGTTTTGCTGCTAAATGAGCCATGAAATGATCTTTTGGTTTCAGAGTTTTCTGGATTCTGAAAAGGCAGGTAGACAACGGACCTGCAGCACCTACCTTATGGGGTTGTTGGGACgtttaaataagttaatatatgtaaagctctTAGAATGCCACAGCACTAGCTAGAGTAGGCTCTTAACTATATTACCCAGTTAATTTACAAAACAGAACTCCCCTCAGTCATCTCTCCCTCCAGCACTCACGATCTAGTGTAATCTCCCTCTGGGAAGTCATAGGGCCTGTCCCCACAGAGGCTGGGAGTCATGGGCTCtgctaaacccgttgccgtccagctgactccgacttatagcgaccctgtatgacagagcagagttgtcccatagggtttccaaggctgtaatctttacagaaccacaactttctcccacggagctgccggtggattccaaccaccaatctttcagtgaggagccaagagcttaactactgtgccaccagggctacttgtgAGCCCTAGAGAATAACAAATGACCTGGGAGAATCCGCTGGCCCAGTTGTTGCCGGCTCCTCCACCGTGCTCCGACAGGTAGATGTTCTCAGGGTTGTAGAGCTTGGCATAGGGGGAGTTGAGGATGGAGTGGATCACCCGGGGCTCCAGGTCCAGCAGCACCGCCCTGGGGATGTAGTGCTCATCGTCTGCCTGTCAAGGGGAGTCCAGGACCGGCCCAATCAGCGGGGgcctgcccagtcctacacctcCCAACTCTGGCTcctgcccaccctccctcctcaaaTCAGCAGCCCTGGCCCCTCTGCTCAGCAGGCTTCCAGGACCAGGCCGCTGCCCTTCCTTTTAGGGCCCCTGGGCCCCCGCCAGCCCTGGCCAAGTCGCTGGGGGCACCTGGTAGAAAAAGACGTCCTTTCGGTCAGTGCCTTCGGTGGCGAACTCCTCCACGATGCCCTCGGGGCTGATACCATGTTCGGCGCACAGCTGTTTCCAGAACTCGAACCCAACTGGGGGCAGGGGGAAAGGGGGCGAAAGACGATATTTAGGTCCGGGCGGGTTCCAATTAGAAGCTGGGGAACTGGGTCCAGGGATAGGAAGTCAACCCTCAAAGCTCGCTGCTGTCTGAGCTAGGGGCTGTGAGGTCTGCCCTCCACCGACTGGGCTAGAGAGGGCCTCTCGGGGTTGGGCAACTGGACACTGAGTCAGGAGTGTCCCGCCTTTCGGAGAACTACGAACTGGAAAGGATAGATGGAATCTAGGACCCCACAGCGAGATCCCATAGAATCTAAGGGCCCTGCCTAGTGGCGGGGCTGGAGGTTCGCTCACTCTGATTGCCGCACTGGCCCAACTGTAGGGTGATAATTTCCCTCGGCATCGCTCCTCAGATTCCTGCGCTGAAGCCGCTGCCGCCGGCCACAACGCCGCTCTGATCCGCAAAGGACCCGCGCTCGTCGGCGACAGAGGCGCTCTGCTTCGCCAAAGCGCCGCGCTCTTCAGCAACAAAGCCGCGCGCGACGCCGCATACGGTGGCGCCACATCAGGCGCCGCTGCCGTTGTATATGGCGCCGCGGTCGGCAACAAAGCCGCTCGCCAGCCCGGTCGCCGCACGACGCATGCGCCCAAATTGCCCCGCCCCCCCATGAACTCTTCCCATGAGAACTGAGACGTGAAGATGGTGCTTTATTATTCTTTCGTCTTCAGTAGTGCAGATTGCTCTGAGTCGGaagcgactgcagtgggtttggttttaatgcagACCGTTACTCTTGAATTTGTCACtctgcatagtaggccatatgattgatTCCAAGTaccaatttcagctcactaatgcctttttttttaatgcctaggatgcCTAGAATATCCATCTTCaaacgttccatttcatttttgacaacttccaatttgcctaaattcagacttcctacattccatgtctgtttgcagctgtttcttctcgttttgagttgtgccacatcagcaaatgaaggtcctgaaagctttactccaggcagggcattaaggtcaattctactttgacaaggcagctcttccccagtcttacttagtgcgccttccaacctgaggggctcatcttcaggcactataccagacaacgttctgctgctcttcttaaggctttcactggctagtttcttcagaagtagatacctaggtttttcttcctagtctgtcttagtctggaagctctgctgacacctgtccaccatgcgagatcctgctggtatttgaaatacagttggcatagcttccagcagcacagcaacacacaagctaccacagtccacaaactgacagaggagtggtgggaAATAcgttcttggtgatagaaacgatgctggagatcgaatgatagaattttgcaagaccaatgacctactcattgaaaatacctttttttcagcgATGTAAAGGGCCACTATATACagggacctcactggatggaatacacagaaatcaaatagacaacatctgtggaaagagatgatggggaagctcaatagcatcagtcagaacaaggccaggggccaactgtggagcagaccaccAACTGCTTATGTGTAAGTTCAAgacgaagctgaagaaaattaaaacaaatccacgaaagccaaagtaaaaccttgagtatatcccacctgaatttagagaccatctcaagaatagatttgatcaaagaccagatgagttgtagaaagACATCTggagcatcatacatgaagaaagcaaaaggtcattaaaaagacaggaaagaaagaaaagaccaaaatggatatggatgtcaggagagactctgaaacttgctcttgaacatagagtagctaaagcaaatggaaaaatgatgaagtaaaagagctgaacagatgatttcaaaggacagcttgagaa containing:
- the LOC100672249 gene encoding tubulin gamma-1 chain; this translates as MPREIITLQLGQCGNQIGFEFWKQLCAEHGISPEGIVEEFATEGTDRKDVFFYQADDEHYIPRAVLLDLEPRVIHSILNSPYAKLYNPENIYLSEHGGGAGNNWASGFSQGEKIHEDIFDIIDREADGSDSLEGFVLCHSIAGGTGSGLGSYLLERLNDRYPKKLVQTYSVFPNQDEMSDVVVQPYNSLLTLKRLTQNADCVVVLDNTALNRIATDRLHIQNPSFSQINQLVSTIMSASTTTLRYPGYMNNDLIGLIASLIPTPRLHFLMTGYTPLTTDQSVASVRKTTVLDVMRRLLQPKNVMVSTGRDRQTNHCYIAILNIIQGEVDPTQVHKSLQRIRERKLANFIPWGPASIQVALSRKSPYLPSAHRVSGLMMANHTSISSLFERTCRQYDKLRKREAFLEQFRKEDIFKENFDELDTSREVVQELIDEYHAATRPDYISWGTQEQ